In the Wyeomyia smithii strain HCP4-BCI-WySm-NY-G18 chromosome 2, ASM2978416v1, whole genome shotgun sequence genome, one interval contains:
- the LOC129723194 gene encoding phospholipid scramblase 2-like, whose product MDAVNSPPPYAPGTAPISSQPVSDIAHLKMQPDSNHEALFPLIAIDRIKFKQSVEWLQIVCGIEMPIRFELANQLNTLIYLLREDENCCERNCIPQGFRTRSTLLTANGAVALKFQREGRCVLNCCMPCCCYPLPFSRERLTVLGPNGAVLGVVQQEWSWWTSRFTILNAEESVVLKINGPSLNFACFTDVNYEIVAPNDARIGNITKHYAGFVCDTFADFDDFTINFPGDLDVAVKATLLGAVSLINLLFFQGSIRRLACGLSAGICRAGIDSLGLK is encoded by the exons CCTCCACCATACGCGCCGGGTACGGCACCGATAAGCTCTCAACCGGTCTCGGATATCGCTCATCTCAAAATGCAACCCGACAGCAACCACGAAGCACTATTTCCCCTGATTGCAAtcgacaggatcaaatttaaacaATCTGTCGAATGGCTACAGATCGTCTGCGGTATTGAAATGCCGATTCGATTCGAACTGGCGAATCAACTCAACACGCTTATCTACCTCCTACGGGAGGATGAAAACTGTTGCGAACGCAACTGTATTCCACAAGGCTTTCGCACTAGATCAACGCTACTTACGGCAAACGGTGCCGTTGCTCTGAAGTTTCAACGGGAAGGACGCTGCGTACTCAACTGCTGTATGCCGTGTTGCTGCTATCCATTGCCGTTCAGTAGAGAACGGCTGACCGTTCTTGGTCCAAACGGTGCGGTTTTGGGTGTCGTCCAACAGGAATGGTCCTGGTGGACATCTCGCTTCACCATTTTGAACGCCGAAGAGAGTGTGGTATTAAAAATTAACGGTCCATCACTTAACTTTGCCTGCTTCACCGATGTAAACTACGAAATCGTTGCTCCGAACGATGCTCGAATAGGCAACATCACCAAGCACTACGCGGGATTTGTTTGCGATACGTTtgccgattttgatgattttactaTCAATTTCCCGGGCGACTTGGATGTCGCCGTAAAAGCTACTCTGCTGGGTGCTGTCAGCCTAATA aaTTTGCTATTTTTTCAAGGTTCCATCAGACGATTGGCTTGTGGACTATCTGCTGGAATATGTCGCGCTGGGATTGATAGCCTCGGCCTCAAATAG